In Actinomycetota bacterium, the genomic stretch AATTTAGCTGGGAAGATGATAATTACAAACACGATAACTCTCGATGATATAAACGAATTAAAGAGAAGAAATCTTGATATTTTAGTGACAGTAACACCAGAGTTTTCAGGGAGATATTTTGGAACAAATGTTATTGATGCTATTATAGTATCATTAATTGAGAAACCAATTGAAGAAATAACACATGATGATTATAGAGATATGCTATCTAAACTAAAATTCAGTCCTAAAATTAATTATTTACATGCAAAGAGAGATGGAAGAAAAAATACTTCTAACTAAAGAAGGACACATAAAGTTAAAAAAAGAACTGGACCATCTTATAAAAAAGAGAAGATTGGAGATTGCCAGAAGAATTGGGGAAGGTATCTATCATAAAAGAATTGGAGATAAAATAAAGGTTAAAACACCTCAAAGAGAATTTAAATATGAAATTATGGAAATCCAATAAACTAAAAGATTTATTAAAAAATAAAGCTATGTCTTCAGATGTTATATCAAGATATAAAAAGGCAAAACAGATTATTGAATCTGGTAAAGATGCATTTGTATCAAAACATGATTGTAAAAATAGAATAGGAGAAGTCATAGAGCTATATAGTTATCTAAAACCCGGAGAGAGCAAACAGGAAAGTATCAGTATATGTGGAAGAATTATAGCTATAAGAAAACATGGCAAATTAACCTTTGCTGATATTAGAGACCAAACTGGAGATATTCAACTATATTTGGATAAAAAGAGAATAGGCGATATTTATGATTTTTTTGACTTACTTGATATTGGTGATTGGATAAGTACCGAAGGATATCCAACAAGAACGGCAAGAGGTGAGCTTTCCATGATGGTTGATAAGTTAACTCTGTTAACAAAATCATTAAGACCACTACCAGAAAAATGGCATGGTTTGAAAGATAAAGAAGTTCGATATAGATATCGTTATATTGACTTAATTTCAAACCCTAAAGTTAAAGAAACATTCACAAAAAGAAGTAAAATCATAAACTTAATAAGGCAATTTCTTATTTCAGAAGGATTTATAGAATTTGAAACTCCAATGCTTCAGTCTATACCTGGAGGAGCTACAGCAAAGCCGTTTAAGACCCATCACGATACATTAGATATGAACCTTTTTTTAAGAATTGCTCCCGAGCTTTATTTGAAAAGACTGATAATTGGTGGATACGAAAAAATATTTGAACTAAATAGAAACTTTAGAAATGAAGGAATTTCTTATAGACATAATCCTGAATTTACAATGCTTGAAGTTTATCAGGCATTTGTTGATTATAGAGAGATGATGAATTTAACTCAAAAAATTATTCTATATATTATAGATAATTTAATAAAAGGTAGAAAAATATCTTATCAGGAAAATGAAATAGATATTAATCCTCCATGGAGAGAGATGACTGTTTTAGATTCAATAGAAAAATTTGCAGGTGTTAAACTGTCTTTTGAAATGACAAGAAATAAGGTGTCAAAGATTGCAGATGAAATTGGTATTGATTTTGATGAAAAATTAGGAGTTGGAGGAATTATTAATAGAATTTTTGAAAAGAAAGTCGAAAATAAAATTATACAACCTACATTTATAACAGACTATCCTAAAGAAGTATCCCCTCTTGCAAGAGAGCATTCTAAAAACCCAAATCTTACTGAAAGGTTTGAGCTTTTTATTGGTGGAATTGAAATAGCAAATGCATTTTCTGAATTAACTGATCCGCTTGATCAAAGAATTCGTTTCGAACAGCAGCTATATACTGAAGAAATAGAAACTGAGTTGGATGAAGATTTTATTAGAGCCCTTGAATACGGTATGCCACCTACTGGAGGATTAGGAATAGGAGTTGATAGATTGGTGATGATAATGACTGATTCTGCATCAATAAGAGATGTAATACTATTTCCACACATGAGATCAAAAAAGTAAGTTTAACATTTACTTAAGCTTCTAAGAATTTAAGAAAATTTTCATAAATTATAATATCAAAATTTATGTTTTTTTATACCTTTGTGATATATTTATTTATAGAAAATAAGGCGTATTTTTTATAAAAATAATAATAATAAGTCACTATTCAGAATGATTCTTTATTATAAAAATAATTTTAATAATATTAGTTCAAGTACAATATAATAGGATAGAAGATATGTTTGAAAGATTTAACGAGAAAGCAAGAAAAGTAATTATTAATGCACAGGAAGAGGCAAGGAATCTAAATAAAAATTGGATCGATACGGAACATTTGCTTTTAGGTTTATTAAAAGAACGTAGAAGTTTAGCTTATAGGATTCTTCAAAATTTAGGAAAAAATCCCGATGATATAAGGACACAGATATTACAAATAATTAGAAGAGATACAGTTGAGCCAGTTGGTCCAATTCCTTTTACCCCCCAAGCGAAGAAAGTTTTAGAACTGTCTCTAAGGGAAGCTTTATCATTGGGTCATCATTTCATTGGAGTAGAACATTTACTACTTGGCATAATTAGAGAGGGCGAAGGCATTGCTTCAAAAATACTGAAGAATAATGGCATAGAGTTATTGGCGGTGAGGAAACAGATAACAGAAATGTTAGGAGAAACTGAAATATTTGCTAGAAGCAAGACTTATAAAAAAAATAAGATGCTCAAAAAATTTGGAAGAAATTTAACTCAGTTGGCTAAAGCAGATAGATTAGATCCCGTAATTGGCAGAACAAAAGAGATAGAGAGAGTGATGCAGATATTATCTCGTCGTACTAAAAACAATCCAGTTTTAATTGGCGAACCAGGGGTTGGGAAAACTGCAATTGTAGAGGGATTAGCACAGCAAATTATGAAAGGAAATGTACCACCAACTTTAAGGAATAAGGAAATTTATACCTTAGATTTGGGAGCAATGGTAGCTGGTTCAAGATATAGAGGGGATTTTGAGGAGAGGATGAAAAAGGTCCTTGCAGAAATAAAAAGCCATGGAAATATCATTTTATTTATAGATGAACTTCATACACTTGTAGGAGCAGGAGCAGCTGAGGGAGCTATCGATGCAGCAAGTATATTAAAACCTATGTTGGCAAGGGGAGAGCTTCAAACAATAGGTGCTACTACTATGTCAGACTATAGAAGATATGTGGAGAAGGATGCTGCACTTGAAAGAAGATTTCAACCCATATTTGTAGAGGAATCAACTGTAGATGAGACTGTAGATATATTACGAGGTCTCAAGGGTAGATATGAAGCTCATCATTGTATAACAATTACTGATGATGCTTTGGTATGTGCTGCTAAATTGTCTTCAAGATATATTACTGATAGATTTTTACCTGATAAGGCAATAGATTTAGTTGATGAAGCTGCATCAAGAGTAAGGATAAGAAATATGATATCACCTCCTGATCTAGATAAGATAGACAAACAATTGGCTGAGATAAGAGAGAAAAAGGAGAACATGATAGATGTTCAGGATTTCAAGACAGCAGCCAAGATTAGGGACAAAGAGAAATCACTTCTTCTAAGAAGAAAAGAATTGCAGAGAAAAGCCATTACTTTTCAGAAAGAAGTAAAAGTTACAGAGGAGAATATAGCAGAGATTCTGTCCAGCTGGACAGGTATTCCGGTGTATGGACTTACAGAGGAGGAAACACAAAAATTATTGAGGATGGAAGAAGAGTTACAAAAGAAAGTAATATCACAGAAGGAAGCTATAAAAGTTGTATCTCAAGCAATAAGGAGAGCACGCTCAGGATTAAAAGATCCTAAGAGACCTTCAGGTGTTTTCATATTTTTAGGCCCATCAGGTGTGGGAAAAACACTTCTTGCAAAGGTGTTGGCTGAATTTCTCTTTGGAAGTGAGGATGCATTGGTTCAGGTGGATATGTCGGAGTACATGGAAAAACACTCAATTTCAAAATTTATTGGTTCTCCTCCAGGATATGTCGGATATGAAGAGGGCGGACAACTTACCGAAATGATTAGAAGAAGGCCATATTCAATAATTTTGATGGATGAAATTGAAAAAGCTCACCCTGATATACTTAATGTTTTACTTCAAATTTTTGAGGATGGCCACTTAACTGATGCTCAAGGAAGGAGAGTGGATTTTAAAAATACGGTAGTAATAATGACTTCAAATATTGGACAGAGATATATACAAAAAGCCACTCCAATTGGGTTTAAGAGGAGCTCTAAGGGAAAAGTTATGTATCAGGAAATAAAAGAAAAAGTTTTAGATGAGATGAAAAAGACTTTTAGACCTGAATTTCTAAACAGAGTAGATGAAACACTTATGTTTAATGAACTGACCAGTGATGATATAAGAAAAATAATAGACCTTGAGATGAAAAAAGTTGAACAGCAACTCTCATTTCACGACATAACTTTAAAGCTCTCAAAAGGTAGCAAAGATTTACTTATTGAGAAGGGATATGACCCCACTCTGGGTGCTAGACCATTAAAGAGAACTATTCAAAAAATTATTGAAATACCTATTTCAGACAAGATACTCTCTGGAGAGATAAAATCAGGTGATAAAATTTTTACAGAACGAAAAGGTAAAAAAATTATTTTTAAAAAGAAGAAACAGCGATCTAAAATAAAAAGTTAGCAGAGGGAGGCAATAATTTTTGTTTGTCAAAATTGCGGGTACAGTTCAATTAAGTGGTTAGGTAAATGTCCAAATTGTAATAAGTGGAACAGTTTTATAGAAGAGATTAAACCGCTCAAGTCAAGGCGGGCTTTCTCTTTTGAAATTCCAAAATCCATTGCTACACAAATGTCTAATGTTAAATTTCCCAAAGTTAATTATCTACCAACGGGGCTGGAGGAATTTGACAGGGTTCTTGGTAATGGATTGATTCCAGGTTCGTTAACATTATTAGGTGGAGAACCTGGGATAGGAAAGTCAACTTTATTATTACAGGTTGTTTGTAATTTATCTAAAAAATTTAAGGTACTTTTTATTAGTGGAGAAGAGTCCTTAAGTCAAGTTAAAATGAGAGCTGAAAGGATAGGCATTGCTTCATCTCAAGCTTATCTTCTATCTGAAACAGAGATGACTGAGATAAACAGTCAGATAGAAGAAATTGACCCCCAAGTAATTGTTGTTGATTCAATACAATCAACATACTTTTCCCAATTACCGGCACTTCCTGGCAGTATAACTCAGGTTAGAGAATGTGCTGAAAACTTTTTACAGTGGGCTAAGAAAAAAGGAGTTTGTGTAATAATTATTGGTCATATTACTAAAGAAGGAATAATAGCTGGTCCTAAACTTTTAGAGCATATGGTTGATGTTGTTCTATATTTAGAAGGTGAAAGAGAAATGCTTTACAGAATTTTGAGATCTGTTAAAAATAGGTTTGGCTCAACAAATCAAATAGGTTTGTTTCATATGAGTTCAGAAGGAATGAAACAGGTAGAAAATCCTTCAGCCTTATTTTTAAAAGAAAGAGCAATAGGAATACCGGGATCCACAATACTTTCTACTTTAAATGGAAATAGATCACTACTTTTAGAAGTTCAAGCGCTTTTTTCACCTTCCAAATTAGCTGTTCCCAGAAGATTCTGTACTGGTTTAAGTAGTAGAAGAGTTGCGATGATTTTAGCAGTTTTAAGTAGAAGATTGGGATTTAAAGCAGACAATTATGATTTATATATAAATTTAGTAGGTGGAATGTTTGTTAACGAACCGGGTGCTGATCTTCCTATGGCTATGGCTATGATCTCAGCTTTAAAAAATATACCCATTGGTGAAGATACATCATCTTTTGGTGAAATCGGATTGGGAGGGGAGATTAGATTTGTGAGTGGAGCCAAAAAAAGAGTAGATGAAGCATTATCACACGGTTTTAAAAGAATAATATATCCACATAGCTGTGGTAAAATAGAAGTTAAAACAGATGCAGAATTGATAAGATTAAAAAATCTTAAATCATTAAAAATTTAAATAAATTCTATAAGGAGAAAGTGTTGAAAAATAATAATCATTTGAAACTTTTAGAAGGTTTGAAGAAAGTATCCCCTGGCACAATTCTTAGAGAAGGGATTGAGAATATAGTGCAAGCCAAAATGGGTTCGATAATAGTATTATCCGACCTTAAAAGAGTAAGAAAGATATTTAATGGTGGTTTCAGAATTGATTGTAAGTTAACTCCTTCCAAATTATATGAACTTTCTAAGATGGATGGTGCATTAATTCTAAATGAAGATGGCACAAGAATAATTTATGCTAATACCCATCTTTTCCCGAACCCTCGTATTCCCACTACAGAAACTGGTATTATGCATCAAACAGCAGAAAGAGTTGCAAAACAGATAGAAGTAGTAGTGTTAGCTATCTCAAAGAACAGGAATATTGTTACCCTATATTTAGGCGATTTAAAATATGACTTGAGAGACATAGGATTGATTTTAGATGAAGCAAATAGTGCATTAGAATCTCTTGAAAAATGTAGAGATGACTTTAACAAGCAGTTAAATGAATTAAATTTTCTCGAAATAAAAGGAATGGTGACTCTTCATAATGTTGTTACAATCTGGCAAATAGCTGAAATGTCAAAAATATTTGCTGATGAAATAGAGAAATATCTATATGAGCTGGGTACTGAAGGAAGATTGATTCAGATGCAGTTATCTCAAATTATGGATAAAATTAATGAAAATGTTTTTTATTTGATAAAAGATTATTCATCAGATGTAAGTAAATTTAATGCGATAATAAAAATGGTATCTAATTTAAGTCATAAGAAATTAACTAATATAAATAAATTAGTAGAGATTCTTGGATTCTCTTCACCAACTGTCTATTTAGGTAAAATTGTTTATCCACGTGGATATAGAGTTTTATCGTCACTAACCAAGTTACCCGAACACTTAATAGAAAATATAATAGAAAATTTCAAAAATTTAGCTACTATAAAGAAATTGAGCATTGATGAACTTAGTGAAGTTGAGGGGATAGGAAAGGTAAGAGCAAGAGTTATTGTCAATGGCTTAAATAGAATATCAAAACATATTTAACTTAATTAAATAAGAAGCCCTCTTTTAAATTTAAATTTCACTGGAGTAATTCACCATAACAACCTTAGTTAATTGATATCAAGACTAAATTATGATATTATTTTATAAATATTAGGAGGTTTATAAATTGTATGAAGTAGGTGATATAGTAATCTATCCATTATATGGTACAGCCACTATTAAAAAGATAATAAAGAAAAAAGTAAAGGGTGAATTTCTAGAATTTTATGTTTTAGAGATTCCAAAGGAAAAATTAACAATAAAGATTCCAATTGTAACTGCTAAAGAGATTGGTTTAAGAGAGATAATATCTTCAGAAGAAGCTGAAGAAGTATTGAAAATACTTTTAAAGAAGAGGAAGTTAAAAGTTTCGAAAAATTGGAATAGGAGGTTTAAAAGAAATATAGAGAAATTGAAAAGGAATGATGTTATAGATTTAGCAGAGGTTGTTAGAAATTTATCTCTACGGCAAAGAGATTCTGGACTATCAGTTGGTGAAAAGAGGATGCTCGAAAAAGCAAGGGGAATGTTAGTAAGTGAAATATCCTATGCTCAGGATATTAATGAGGAAGAAGCTTTGGCTAAAGTAGAGTCTTGTTTTGTGAAAAATTAATT encodes the following:
- a CDS encoding CarD family transcriptional regulator yields the protein MYEVGDIVIYPLYGTATIKKIIKKKVKGEFLEFYVLEIPKEKLTIKIPIVTAKEIGLREIISSEEAEEVLKILLKKRKLKVSKNWNRRFKRNIEKLKRNDVIDLAEVVRNLSLRQRDSGLSVGEKRMLEKARGMLVSEISYAQDINEEEALAKVESCFVKN
- the disA gene encoding DNA integrity scanning diadenylate cyclase DisA yields the protein MKNNNHLKLLEGLKKVSPGTILREGIENIVQAKMGSIIVLSDLKRVRKIFNGGFRIDCKLTPSKLYELSKMDGALILNEDGTRIIYANTHLFPNPRIPTTETGIMHQTAERVAKQIEVVVLAISKNRNIVTLYLGDLKYDLRDIGLILDEANSALESLEKCRDDFNKQLNELNFLEIKGMVTLHNVVTIWQIAEMSKIFADEIEKYLYELGTEGRLIQMQLSQIMDKINENVFYLIKDYSSDVSKFNAIIKMVSNLSHKKLTNINKLVEILGFSSPTVYLGKIVYPRGYRVLSSLTKLPEHLIENIIENFKNLATIKKLSIDELSEVEGIGKVRARVIVNGLNRISKHI
- a CDS encoding GreA/GreB family elongation factor; protein product: MEEKILLTKEGHIKLKKELDHLIKKRRLEIARRIGEGIYHKRIGDKIKVKTPQREFKYEIMEIQ
- a CDS encoding ATP-dependent Clp protease ATP-binding subunit encodes the protein MFERFNEKARKVIINAQEEARNLNKNWIDTEHLLLGLLKERRSLAYRILQNLGKNPDDIRTQILQIIRRDTVEPVGPIPFTPQAKKVLELSLREALSLGHHFIGVEHLLLGIIREGEGIASKILKNNGIELLAVRKQITEMLGETEIFARSKTYKKNKMLKKFGRNLTQLAKADRLDPVIGRTKEIERVMQILSRRTKNNPVLIGEPGVGKTAIVEGLAQQIMKGNVPPTLRNKEIYTLDLGAMVAGSRYRGDFEERMKKVLAEIKSHGNIILFIDELHTLVGAGAAEGAIDAASILKPMLARGELQTIGATTMSDYRRYVEKDAALERRFQPIFVEESTVDETVDILRGLKGRYEAHHCITITDDALVCAAKLSSRYITDRFLPDKAIDLVDEAASRVRIRNMISPPDLDKIDKQLAEIREKKENMIDVQDFKTAAKIRDKEKSLLLRRKELQRKAITFQKEVKVTEENIAEILSSWTGIPVYGLTEEETQKLLRMEEELQKKVISQKEAIKVVSQAIRRARSGLKDPKRPSGVFIFLGPSGVGKTLLAKVLAEFLFGSEDALVQVDMSEYMEKHSISKFIGSPPGYVGYEEGGQLTEMIRRRPYSIILMDEIEKAHPDILNVLLQIFEDGHLTDAQGRRVDFKNTVVIMTSNIGQRYIQKATPIGFKRSSKGKVMYQEIKEKVLDEMKKTFRPEFLNRVDETLMFNELTSDDIRKIIDLEMKKVEQQLSFHDITLKLSKGSKDLLIEKGYDPTLGARPLKRTIQKIIEIPISDKILSGEIKSGDKIFTERKGKKIIFKKKKQRSKIKS
- the lysS gene encoding lysine--tRNA ligase, with the protein product MKLWKSNKLKDLLKNKAMSSDVISRYKKAKQIIESGKDAFVSKHDCKNRIGEVIELYSYLKPGESKQESISICGRIIAIRKHGKLTFADIRDQTGDIQLYLDKKRIGDIYDFFDLLDIGDWISTEGYPTRTARGELSMMVDKLTLLTKSLRPLPEKWHGLKDKEVRYRYRYIDLISNPKVKETFTKRSKIINLIRQFLISEGFIEFETPMLQSIPGGATAKPFKTHHDTLDMNLFLRIAPELYLKRLIIGGYEKIFELNRNFRNEGISYRHNPEFTMLEVYQAFVDYREMMNLTQKIILYIIDNLIKGRKISYQENEIDINPPWREMTVLDSIEKFAGVKLSFEMTRNKVSKIADEIGIDFDEKLGVGGIINRIFEKKVENKIIQPTFITDYPKEVSPLAREHSKNPNLTERFELFIGGIEIANAFSELTDPLDQRIRFEQQLYTEEIETELDEDFIRALEYGMPPTGGLGIGVDRLVMIMTDSASIRDVILFPHMRSKK
- the radA gene encoding DNA repair protein RadA gives rise to the protein MIFVCQNCGYSSIKWLGKCPNCNKWNSFIEEIKPLKSRRAFSFEIPKSIATQMSNVKFPKVNYLPTGLEEFDRVLGNGLIPGSLTLLGGEPGIGKSTLLLQVVCNLSKKFKVLFISGEESLSQVKMRAERIGIASSQAYLLSETEMTEINSQIEEIDPQVIVVDSIQSTYFSQLPALPGSITQVRECAENFLQWAKKKGVCVIIIGHITKEGIIAGPKLLEHMVDVVLYLEGEREMLYRILRSVKNRFGSTNQIGLFHMSSEGMKQVENPSALFLKERAIGIPGSTILSTLNGNRSLLLEVQALFSPSKLAVPRRFCTGLSSRRVAMILAVLSRRLGFKADNYDLYINLVGGMFVNEPGADLPMAMAMISALKNIPIGEDTSSFGEIGLGGEIRFVSGAKKRVDEALSHGFKRIIYPHSCGKIEVKTDAELIRLKNLKSLKI